Proteins encoded in a region of the Drosophila sechellia strain sech25 chromosome 2L, ASM438219v1, whole genome shotgun sequence genome:
- the LOC6617722 gene encoding gustatory and pheromone receptor 33a: protein MIQIMNWFSMVIGLIPLNRQQSETNFILDYAMMCIVPIFYVACYLLINHTHIIGLRFLDSCNSVCKLSSHLFMHLGAFLYLTITLLSLYRRKEFFLQFDARLNDIDAVIQKCQRVAEMDKVKVTAVKHSVAYHFTWLFLFCVFTFALYYDVRSLYLTFGNLAFIPFMVSSFPYLAGSIIQGEFIYHVSVISQRFEQINMLLEKINQEARHRHAPLTVFDIESEGKKERKTVTPITAMDGRTTTGFGNEHKLAGETKRQEGQQKNDEDELDTSNDEDEDDFDYDNATIAENTGNTSEANLPDLFKLHDKILALSVITNGEFGPQCVPYMAACFVVSIFGIFLETKVNFIVGGKSRLLDYMTYLYVIWSFTTMVVAYIVLRLCCNANNHSKQSAMIVHEIMQKKPAFMLSNDLFYNKMKSFTLQFLHWEGFFQFNGVGLFALDYTFIFSTVSAATSYLIVLLQFDMTAILRNEGLMS, encoded by the exons ATGATTCAAATTATGAATTGGTTTTCAATG GTTATAGGCCTCATTCCACTGAATCGCCAGCAATCGGAAACTAACTTCATACTCGACTACGCCATGATGTGCATCGTGCCCATCTTCTATGTGGCTTGCTACCTTCTCATAAATCATACCCACATTATTGGCCTCCGTTTCCTGGACTCCTGCAATAGTGTTTGCAAGCTGAGCAGCCATCTCTTCATGCATTTGGGCGCTTTTCTGTATCTGACCATCACCCTGCTGAGTCTTTATCGCCGAAAGGAGTTTTTTCTGCAGTTTGATGCGAGACTTAATGACATCGATGCAGTTATCCAGAAATGCCAGCGGGTGGCGGAAATGGACAAGGTGAAGGTTACTGCGGTGAAACACAGTGTGGCCTACCATTTCACCTGGCTTTTCCTATTCTGCGTTTTCACCTTTGCCCTTTACTATGACGTCAGATCTTTGTACTT GACCTTCGGCAATCTCGCCTTCATTCCGTTCATGGTGTCCAGTTTCCCGTACTTGGCCGGCAGCATTATTCAGGGCGAGTTCATCTATCACGTGTCGGTCATCTCGCAGCGCTTCGAGCAGATTAACATGCTGCTGGAGAAGATTAACCAGGAGGCGCGCCATCGCCACGCCCCCCTCACCGTGTTCGATATCGAGAGCGAGGGCAAAAAGGAGCGGAAGACCGTTACACCGATTACGGCCATGGACGGCAGGACGACGACAGGATTTGGCAATGAGCACAAGTTGGCCGGCGAAACGAAGCGGCAGGAGGGGCAACAAAAGAACGACGAGGACGAATTGGACACCAGCaacgacgaggacgaggatgacTTTGATTATGACAATGCCACCATCGCGGAAAATACCGG aaaCACATCCGAGGCCAATTTGCCAGATCTCTTCAAGCTGCATGACAAAATCCTGGCGCTCAGCGTGATTACAAACGGCGAGTTTGGACCACAGTGTGTGCCCTATATGGCGGCCTGCTTTGTGGTGAGCATCTTTGGCATTTTTCTTGAGACCAAGGTCAACTTCATTGTGGGCGGCAAGAGTCGCCTGCTGGACTATATGACCTATTTGTACGTGATTTGGAGCTTCACCACCATGGTGGTGGCCTACATAGTGCTCCGACTATGCTGCAATGCCAACAATCACTCCAAACAATCGGCGATGATTGTCCATGAGATTATGCAAAAGAAACCGGCATTTATGTTGAGCAACGATCTATTCTACAACAAAATGAAGTCTTTCACACTGCAGTTTCTTCACTGGGAGGGTTTCTTTCAATTCAACGGCGTGGGACTGTTTGCTCTGGACTACACATTCATTTTCTCG ACTGTAAGTGCAGCCACATCCTATTTAATTGTCCTGCTGCAGTTTGACATGACTGCAATTTTGCGCAACGAGGGGCTAATGTCATAA
- the LOC6617723 gene encoding probable G-protein coupled receptor CG31760 isoform X1, which produces MKCWHNVVRRRKKKPTAAAAAEGSKEAHGGVAAPRDRDAICQRQQQVDTYTWLTTQAVPLLWLHLLLLVAFAKHAAAATTIATNPEATTTTVSNYTVTTTSLSSSTTTTSTGSAPASSSAADKFAGNWAILEDSFRNIVRIGDGNTVTRTSIEQSLVTIHDIATENLGTLCISTLYRPLQVPINSERYESSRQKTDLAASILQEVGIIRHGGLSDALAKGLLTDDFITGARILALNLTNGAVQSYVWWVKGAAAEIQRYDEDGLQIGKKPAGSYPWFDDETSSPTLRSPKFAPSPPNNYYKGWWTYPYFSCSQSRWLVSYSIAIPPIGRHGLRGFISIDIDVSTLRVNQCEAEPYPFGSRRQKMQQLQTHNRLGARRTSLLGSRMGAIDESTINDLQAFHSSHKCHRTSMVCDYRQPSAETPTVTGGKLLTTLTGSSSWTRGSYQCLCRGGFYSLRHPDGFNGTIMEIAWQEQQDNISNYYSEVFKCLPCAPGCDTCTGPEPCLANYHWPFRISLLTISIGCACGTFVLAGYLFRHRRVKVFKVASPIFLMITLIGCAIMYLEMVAIFPYLDTTWCIATKWTRHMGFCITYTSLLMKTWRVSLTYRVKSAHKIKLNDQQLLQWMVPILLVMLIYLGTWTISATPTAEVILDQSQLKFKQCSYNWWDHSLAIGEVFFLAWGIRVCYNVRNAESLYNEARLISYAIYNIALVNIAMVVFHVMLFPNAGPDYKYMLGFVRTQLSTTTTIALVFGSKILRVFKGQGDKWDQKAKVRSITASFSLNGVGLVPEESPDLYQENEELKEQVQKLAHQIEFMKTVHMQMNNRHLKPKPGGYFTITSTSFQAPYSKNTVSTAQTQTGKDENSTPTKLKSPKGKV; this is translated from the exons ATGAAAtgctggcacaatgtggtgaGGCGCAGAAAGAAGAAGCCgacggcagcggcggcggcggagggATCAAAGGAGGCGCATGGAGGCGTGGCTGCTCCTCGAGATAGAGATGCCATCtgccagcggcagcaacaagtgGACACCTACACTTGGCTAACAACACAAGCTGTCCCTCTGCTGTGGCTGCACTTGTTGCTTCTCGTCGCATTTGCAAAACATGCGGCTGCAGCCACAACAATTGCCACAAATCCCGAGGCCACCACAACAACGGTGAGCAACTACACGGTGACGACCACGTCACTATCCTCATCCACGACAACCACTTCAACGGGATCGGCTCCAGCTTCGTCATCTGCGGCGGATAAGTTCGCCGGCAACTGGGCCATCTTGGAGGATTCGTTCCGGAATATCGTGCGGATCGGCGATGGCAACACGGTGACACGG ACGTCCATTGAACAATCGCTGGTGACGATACACGACATTGCCACGGAGAACTTGGGGACATTGTGCATCTCGACCCTATATCGCCCCCTACAAGTGCCCATCAACTCGGAACGATATGAGAGCTCCAGACAGAAAACCGATTTGGCCGCCTCGATACTCCAGGAAGTGGGCATCATTCGGCACGGCG GACTGTCGGATGCTTTAGCCAAAGGCCTGCTAACCGATGACTTTATAACCGGTGCCCGCATTTTGGCCCTGAATCTGACGAATGGAGCGGTCCAGTCCTACGTCTGGTGGGTCAAGGGGGCAGCGGCGGAAATCCAGCGGTACGACGAAGACGGACTGCAGATTGGCAAAAAACCCGCTGGCAGTTATCCCTG GTTCGACGATGAGACCTCCTCACCCACCTTGCGTTCGCCCAAATTCGCGCCCAGTCCGCCAAACAACTACTACAAGGGCTGGTGGACCTATCCCTACTTCTCGTGCTCCCAGAGCCGCTGGCTGGTGTCCTACAGCATCGCCATTCCGCCGATTGGGCGCCACGGGCTAAGGGGCTTCATTAGCATCGACATTGACGTGTCCACGCTGCGGGTTAACCAATGCGAGGCGGAGCCCTATCCATTTGGCAGTCGCCGCCAGAAAATGCAGCAACTGCAGACGCACAATCGCTTGGGGGCACGGAGAACCTCGTTATTGGGCAGCAGAATGGGGGCCATCGATGAGAGCACCATCAACGATCTGCAGGCATTCCACAGCTCCCACAAGTGTCATCGCACCTCCATGGTG TGCGATTACCGTCAGCCAAGTGCGGAGACTCCTACCGTAACTGGAGGCAAACTGCTGACCACGCTGACCGGAAGCAGCAGCTGGACCCGTGGCTCGTACCAGTGCCTCTGCCGCGGGGGATTCTACTCGCTGCGGCATCCAGACGGATTCAATGGCACCATCATGGAGATTGCctggcaggagcagcaggacaaCATAAGCAATTACTATTCCGAGGTCTTCAAGTGTTTGCCCTGCGCCCCCGGCTGCGACACGTGCACGGGTCCGGAGCCATGTTTGGCCAACTACCACTGGCCATTCAG AATATCGCTGTTGACCATATCCATTGGCTGTGCCTGCGGCACCTTCGTTCTCGCCGGCTATCTCTTCCGGCATCGTCGCGTGAAGGTCTTCAAGGTGGCCAGCCCCATCTTTCTGATGATCACGCTCATCGGCTGCGCCATCATGTATCTGGAG ATGGTAGCTATCTTTCCCTATCTGGATACCACTTGGTGTATTGCCACTAAATGGACGCGGCATATGGGTTTTTGTATCACCTACACTTCTCTGCTTATGAAAACCTGGCG GGTTTCTCTAACGTATCGCGTCAAGTCGGCccacaaaataaaactgaatgATCAGCAGCTTTTGCAGTGGATGGTGCCCATTCTGTTGGTTATGCTGATCTACTTGGGCACATGGACGATTTCGGCAACGCCAACAGCAGAAGTG ATCTTAGACCAGAGTCAGTTGAAGTTCAAGCAGTGCTCGTACAACTGGTGGGATCACAGTTTGGCCATCGGAGAAGTGTTCTTCCTGGCCTGGGGCATCCGGGTGTGCTACAATGTGCGGAATGCGGAGAGTCTGTACAACGAGGCCCGGCTCATCTCCTACGCCATCTACAACATAGCCCTCGTCAATATTGCTATGGTGGTGTTCCA TGTAATGCTCTTTCCGAACGCCGGACCCGATTATAAGTATATGCTGGGATTTGTGCGCACCCAGCTTTCCACGACCACCACCATTGCCCTCGTGTTCGGTTCAAAGATATTGCGTGTCTTTAAGGGCCAGGGCGACAAGTGGGATCAGAAGGCCAAGGTGCGGAGCATAACAGCTTCATTCTCGCTAAATGGAGTGGGTCTGGTCCCGGAGGAGTCGCCTGATCTCTACCAGGAGAACGAAGAACTCAAA GAACAAGTCCAGAAGCTGGCCCACCAAATCGAGTTCATGAAGACTGTGCACATGCAGATGAACAACAGGCATCTGAAGCCAAAGCCGGGCGGATATTTTACCATAACTTCAACCTCGTTTCAAGCGCCATATAGCAAAAACACGGTTTCCACAGCGCAGACGCAAACGGGCAAGGATGAGAACAG CACGCCAACGAAATTAAAATCGCCCAAAGGCAAAGTCTGA
- the LOC6617723 gene encoding probable G-protein coupled receptor CG31760 isoform X2, whose product MKCWHNVVRRRKKKPTAAAAAEGSKEAHGGVAAPRDRDAICQRQQQVDTYTWLTTQAVPLLWLHLLLLVAFAKHAAAATTIATNPEATTTTVSNYTVTTTSLSSSTTTTSTGSAPASSSAADKFAGNWAILEDSFRNIVRIGDGNTVTRTSIEQSLVTIHDIATENLGTLCISTLYRPLQVPINSERYESSRQKTDLAASILQEVGIIRHGGLSDALAKGLLTDDFITGARILALNLTNGAVQSYVWWVKGAAAEIQRYDEDGLQIGKKPAGSYPWFDDETSSPTLRSPKFAPSPPNNYYKGWWTYPYFSCSQSRWLVSYSIAIPPIGRHGLRGFISIDIDVSTLRVNQCEAEPYPFGSRRQKMQQLQTHNRLGARRTSLLGSRMGAIDESTINDLQAFHSSHKCHRTSMVVAMTLNLSLTVDCTSGTYTFYEILSRFGGQLNYGRRRLKSTNTAQFCTS is encoded by the exons ATGAAAtgctggcacaatgtggtgaGGCGCAGAAAGAAGAAGCCgacggcagcggcggcggcggagggATCAAAGGAGGCGCATGGAGGCGTGGCTGCTCCTCGAGATAGAGATGCCATCtgccagcggcagcaacaagtgGACACCTACACTTGGCTAACAACACAAGCTGTCCCTCTGCTGTGGCTGCACTTGTTGCTTCTCGTCGCATTTGCAAAACATGCGGCTGCAGCCACAACAATTGCCACAAATCCCGAGGCCACCACAACAACGGTGAGCAACTACACGGTGACGACCACGTCACTATCCTCATCCACGACAACCACTTCAACGGGATCGGCTCCAGCTTCGTCATCTGCGGCGGATAAGTTCGCCGGCAACTGGGCCATCTTGGAGGATTCGTTCCGGAATATCGTGCGGATCGGCGATGGCAACACGGTGACACGG ACGTCCATTGAACAATCGCTGGTGACGATACACGACATTGCCACGGAGAACTTGGGGACATTGTGCATCTCGACCCTATATCGCCCCCTACAAGTGCCCATCAACTCGGAACGATATGAGAGCTCCAGACAGAAAACCGATTTGGCCGCCTCGATACTCCAGGAAGTGGGCATCATTCGGCACGGCG GACTGTCGGATGCTTTAGCCAAAGGCCTGCTAACCGATGACTTTATAACCGGTGCCCGCATTTTGGCCCTGAATCTGACGAATGGAGCGGTCCAGTCCTACGTCTGGTGGGTCAAGGGGGCAGCGGCGGAAATCCAGCGGTACGACGAAGACGGACTGCAGATTGGCAAAAAACCCGCTGGCAGTTATCCCTG GTTCGACGATGAGACCTCCTCACCCACCTTGCGTTCGCCCAAATTCGCGCCCAGTCCGCCAAACAACTACTACAAGGGCTGGTGGACCTATCCCTACTTCTCGTGCTCCCAGAGCCGCTGGCTGGTGTCCTACAGCATCGCCATTCCGCCGATTGGGCGCCACGGGCTAAGGGGCTTCATTAGCATCGACATTGACGTGTCCACGCTGCGGGTTAACCAATGCGAGGCGGAGCCCTATCCATTTGGCAGTCGCCGCCAGAAAATGCAGCAACTGCAGACGCACAATCGCTTGGGGGCACGGAGAACCTCGTTATTGGGCAGCAGAATGGGGGCCATCGATGAGAGCACCATCAACGATCTGCAGGCATTCCACAGCTCCCACAAGTGTCATCGCACCTCCATGGTG GTTGCCATGACTTTAAATTTGTCTTTGACAGTCGATTGCACCTCTgg GACATATACATTCTACGAAATCCTGAGTCGGTTTGGTGGACAACTGAACTACGGAAGACGCCGATTAAAAAGCACTAACACAGCTCAATTTTGTACAAGTTAG
- the LOC116801948 gene encoding uncharacterized protein LOC116801948 produces MGKSSSSVVKPVKRLNRKEPVSPKPSAILNKTPTRRSPRLNTPVAVSPSPLKVARRARSCTAFKSFLNKCRREQPGKLRAEVVSIWRKMSAEEKKAFQRISTVQVQETPSIRVHFLEEEVPAPVSNDDIDIEPMELEPIVSPPRPERNTSIFRSFLNAINRALRIFF; encoded by the coding sequence ATGGGAAAGTCTTCTTCATCTGTGGTCAAGCCCGTCAAGCGTCTCAATAGAAAAGAACCTGTGTCCCCAAAACCATCTGCCATCCTAAATAAAACTCCCACCAGGCGGAGCCCACGACTCAATACTCCGGTGGCCGTTAGTCCAAGTCCATTAAAAGTGGCGCGTCGAGCTCGCTCCTGTACGGCATTTAAGagttttttaaacaaatgcaGGAGAGAACAGCCTGGAAAGCTGCGCGCGGAGGTCGTCTCCATTTGGCGCAAAATGAGCGCCGAAGAGAAGAAGGCCTTTCAAAGAATCAGCACAGTTCAAGTGCAAGAAACTCCTTCTATACGCGTGCATTTTCTGGAGGAGGAAGTTCCTGCACCCGTTTCCAATGATGATATAGATATAGAGCCAATGGAGTTGGAGCCAATAGTCAGCCCACCGAGACCAGAGAGAAACACCTCTATTTTTAGATCTTTTTTAAACGCGATTAATAGGGCCTTGCGTATATTTTTCTAA
- the LOC116801946 gene encoding metal tolerance protein 1 isoform X1, protein MSKKSQDEHTKDKDSEEEDEEELQAAIREIVKIPDIDIIPRRSTQSGKEKESTGNVLKKNHAECGSQTGDGKDTTSKTAQKKLESDDSWAALLRKRFAWTKDNKTDAFPPEVNQNIPNTKGSSRNFIEKKKSANKLSTDFSNESLIRSEKFENYEATKSLLNNQLGESPEFLDKLRRIEEASKPKTWKRPTPVVLKPNPNSSATKKSENELEAKPQTATNTEETHGCINILKVPFHRNLYYVPEKQSRQDMGSGTSDFQPGAPETPIVENTAVETDQKADEIMPENVENSDEKKTCNSDSPKTVTITGHSHITAKWDAHCHFREKETGVDKAARRVLIIACILCSIFLILEVIGGIWANSLAIATDAAHLLTDLASFLISISALHLAARPSSERLNFGWHRAEVIGAMVSIFFIWVVTGILVYMAIMRWVNEDFDLDAKIMLITSALAILFNVIMAMQLQHGHSHSLPGVHKMSKDTLLGKSVSVQYAAKGHENINVRAAIIHVVGDLIQSFGVFVAALIIFFWPEWAFMDSVCTFVFSVLVLVVTFKILRDVLMVLMEATPDFMDYEEVKQTFLSISGVVHVHNLRIWALSINKVALSAHLAISKDADPQLILEEATTLIHKRFKFFETTIQIEEYSPGMENCGQCLSPSEKNGKRKSVDPEKGEGRAGRKRGSDVEKTKNNPGSE, encoded by the exons ATGAGTAAAAAATCGCAAGATGAGCACACAAAAGATAAAGATTCTGAGGAAGAAGACGAGGAGGAATTACAGGCGGCAATTAGGGAAATTGTCAAGATCCCCGATATAGATATAATACCCAGAAGAAGCACTCAAAGTGGAAAGGAAAAAGAGTCGACAGGAAATGTGCTTAAGAAAAATCATGCCGAATGTGGATCGCAAACGGGTGATGGAAAAGATACAACTTCAAAAACCGCGCAAAAGAAATTAGAAAGCGATGATAGTTGGGCAGCACTTCTCCGGAAAAGGTTTGCTTGGACAAAGGACAACAAAACGGATGCATTTCCACCGGAAGTTAATCAAAATATACCCAATACCAAAGGGTCCTCAAGGAATTTtatagaaaagaaaaaaagtgcAAACAAACTTTCAACAGACTTCTCTAACGAGAGTCTCATACGATCGGAAAAATTTGAGAATTATGAAGCAACCAAATCACTTTTAAATAATCAGTTGGGTGAATCGCCGGAGTTTCTTGACAAATTGAGAAGAATTGAGGAGGCATCGAAGCCCAAAACTTGGAAACGACCTACTCCAGTAGTTTTGAAACCAAATCCAAATTCTTCCGCCACCAAAAAGAGTGAAAATGAGTTGGAGGCGAAGCCACAAACTGCTACGAATACTGAAGAAACGCATGggtgtataaatattttaaaggtTCCCTTCCATCGCAATCTATATTATGTGCCAGAGAAGCAATCCCGTCAAGATATGGGTTCTGGAACATCGGACTTTCAACCAGGAGCTCCAGAAACACCAATTGTCGAAAATACCGCCGTGGAAACTGATCAAAAAGCCGATGAAATTATGCcagaaaatgtggaaaattcgGATGAGAAAAAAACCTGTAATTCCGATTCGCCGAAAACTGTCACAATTACAGGACATTCGCATATAACCGCCAAATGGGATGCCCACTGTCATTTCAGGGAGAAAGAAACTGGTGTGGACAAGGCCGCCAGGCGAGTTTTGATAATCGCCTGTATTCTGTGCTCCATCTTCCTGATACTCGAAGTCATCGGCGGCATTTGGGCCAATAGCCTGGCCATTGCCACAGATGCCGCTCATTTGCTGACGGATCTGGCCTCGTTTCTCATTTCAATTTCTGCACTTCATTTGGCTGCCAGACCCTCATCGGAGCGTCTGAACTTCGGATGGCATCGGGCTGAGGTCATTGGGGCCATGGTATCCATATTCTTCATCTGGGTAGTCACAG GCATCCTCGTGTACATGGCCATAATGCGATGGGTTAACGAGGATTTCGATCTGGATGCCAAGATAATGCTGATCACATCGGCACTGGCTATATTATTTAATGTGATCATGGCCATGCAGTTGCAACACGGCCACTCGCACTCTCTGCCAGGAGTCCACAAAATGTCAAAGGACACGCTGTTGGGAAAATCCGTATCCGTGCAGTATGCGGCAAAGGGACATGAGAACATCAATGTCCGAGCTGCTATCATCCACGTGGTTGGGGATCTCATCCAGAGCTTTGGCGTTTTCGTGGCCGCCCTGATAATATTCTTTTGGCCGGAGTGGGCCTTCATGGATTCGGTTTGCACATTTGTCTTTTCAGTGCTGGTTCTTGTCGTTACGTTCAAAATCTTAAGGGACGTCCTCATGGTCCTGATGGAGGCCACGCCGGATTTTATGGATTACGAGGAGGTGAAACAGACATTTCTGTCCATTTCGGGTGTGGTGCATGTACATAACCTGAGGATATGGGCCCTGTCCATCAATAAGGTGGCTTTATCCGCTCATTTGGCCATTTCCAAGGATGCCGATCCCCAGCTGATCCTCGAGGAGGCCACCACTCTGATCCACAAGCGCTTCAAGTTCTTCGAGACAACCATACAAATTGAGGAGTATTCGCCGGGCATGGAGAACTGCGGGCAATGTTTGAGCCCTTCggagaaaaatggaaaacggaAATCCGTGGACCCGGAAAAGGGCGAAGGAAGAGCTGGGCGCAAAAGAGGATCTGATGTGGAAAAAACTAAGAATAACCCGGGATCTGAATAA
- the LOC116801946 gene encoding uncharacterized protein LOC116801946 isoform X2 has protein sequence MSKKSQDEHTKDKDSEEEDEEELQAAIREIVKIPDIDIIPRRSTQSGKEKESTGNVLKKNHAECGSQTGDGKDTTSKTAQKKLESDDSWAALLRKRFAWTKDNKTDAFPPEVNQNIPNTKGSSRNFIEKKKSANKLSTDFSNESLIRSEKFENYEATKSLLNNQLGESPEFLDKLRRIEEASKPKTWKRPTPVVLKPNPNSSATKKSENELEAKPQTATNTEETHGCINILKVPFHRNLYYVPEKQSRQDMGSGTSDFQPGAPETPIVENTAVETDQKADEIMPENVENSDEKKTCNSDSPKTVTITGHSHITAKWDAHCHFREKETGVDKAARRVLIIACILCSIFLILEVIGGIWANSLAIATDAAHLLTDLASFLISISALHLAARPSSERLNFGWHRAEVIGAMVSIFFIWVVTGERHPRVHGHNAMG, from the exons ATGAGTAAAAAATCGCAAGATGAGCACACAAAAGATAAAGATTCTGAGGAAGAAGACGAGGAGGAATTACAGGCGGCAATTAGGGAAATTGTCAAGATCCCCGATATAGATATAATACCCAGAAGAAGCACTCAAAGTGGAAAGGAAAAAGAGTCGACAGGAAATGTGCTTAAGAAAAATCATGCCGAATGTGGATCGCAAACGGGTGATGGAAAAGATACAACTTCAAAAACCGCGCAAAAGAAATTAGAAAGCGATGATAGTTGGGCAGCACTTCTCCGGAAAAGGTTTGCTTGGACAAAGGACAACAAAACGGATGCATTTCCACCGGAAGTTAATCAAAATATACCCAATACCAAAGGGTCCTCAAGGAATTTtatagaaaagaaaaaaagtgcAAACAAACTTTCAACAGACTTCTCTAACGAGAGTCTCATACGATCGGAAAAATTTGAGAATTATGAAGCAACCAAATCACTTTTAAATAATCAGTTGGGTGAATCGCCGGAGTTTCTTGACAAATTGAGAAGAATTGAGGAGGCATCGAAGCCCAAAACTTGGAAACGACCTACTCCAGTAGTTTTGAAACCAAATCCAAATTCTTCCGCCACCAAAAAGAGTGAAAATGAGTTGGAGGCGAAGCCACAAACTGCTACGAATACTGAAGAAACGCATGggtgtataaatattttaaaggtTCCCTTCCATCGCAATCTATATTATGTGCCAGAGAAGCAATCCCGTCAAGATATGGGTTCTGGAACATCGGACTTTCAACCAGGAGCTCCAGAAACACCAATTGTCGAAAATACCGCCGTGGAAACTGATCAAAAAGCCGATGAAATTATGCcagaaaatgtggaaaattcgGATGAGAAAAAAACCTGTAATTCCGATTCGCCGAAAACTGTCACAATTACAGGACATTCGCATATAACCGCCAAATGGGATGCCCACTGTCATTTCAGGGAGAAAGAAACTGGTGTGGACAAGGCCGCCAGGCGAGTTTTGATAATCGCCTGTATTCTGTGCTCCATCTTCCTGATACTCGAAGTCATCGGCGGCATTTGGGCCAATAGCCTGGCCATTGCCACAGATGCCGCTCATTTGCTGACGGATCTGGCCTCGTTTCTCATTTCAATTTCTGCACTTCATTTGGCTGCCAGACCCTCATCGGAGCGTCTGAACTTCGGATGGCATCGGGCTGAGGTCATTGGGGCCATGGTATCCATATTCTTCATCTGGGTAGTCACAGGTGAACG GCATCCTCGTGTACATGGCCATAATGCGATGGGTTAA
- the LOC6617724 gene encoding uncharacterized protein LOC6617724: MKQQLLDEEFENLRRVALAICQNLGRPKDREICRSTLEDLAKFRQGSSIRIKENVHKFLMFYLKVLRWSYKNQPTDLYRKWYGPNFGKDPKSASSTANSEDEQRVWLEEGKSFYAMKTFEDGSTVVYSAVVKDPKAGWSENGLKTLMDTQMGCALNINEN, translated from the exons AtgaagcagcagctgctggacGAGGAGTTCGAGAATCTGCGTCGCGTAGCGCTGGCAATATGCCAGAATCTCGGGAGACCGAAAGATCGGGAGATATGTCGAAGCACTCTGGAAGATCTGGCCAAGTTCCGCCAGGGGTCGTCGATCAGGATTAAGGAGAACGTGCATAAGTTCCTGATGTTCTATCTAAAAGTCCTGAGATGGTCGTACAAGAATCAGCCAACGGATTTATATCGCAAATGG TATGGACCAAACTTTGGCAAGGACCCAAAGTCTGCCTCATCGACCGCCAACTCCGAGGATGAGCAGCGTGTTTGGTTGGAGGAGGGCAAGTCCTTTTACGCCATGAAAACATTTGAAGATGGCTCCACCGTTGTTTACTCAGCGGTGGTCAAGGACCCAAAAGCTGGTTGGTCGGAAAATGGTCTGAAAACTCTGATGGACACGCAAATGGGCTGCGCTTTgaatataaatgaaaattga
- the LOC6617725 gene encoding uncharacterized protein LOC6617725, translating to MNVMIRCTFLLLTLTICGSWAIRCYQCSSDQDRKGHDSCGAYKRFNRTEHISIECNSDESHMPGSFCMKVVQQGPRGFIWDGRWRQVIRRCASVSDTGVVGVCNWGVYENGVYWEECYCSSDSCNGSSLVQMHGSLQLLLGLLLTSVASRIFRS from the exons ATGAATGTCATGATCCGTTGCACGTTCCTGTTGCTCACCCTGACCATATGTG GCAGCTGGGCCATTCGATGCTACCAGTGCTCCTCGGACCAGGATCGCAAGGGACACGACAGCTGTGGCGCCTACAAGAGATTCAACCGCACCGAGCACATTTCCATTGAGTGCAACAGCGATGAGAGCCACATGCCAGGATCCTTCTGCATGAAGGTGGTGCAGCAGGGACCCCGAGGATTCATCT GGGATGGTCGTTGGCGCCAGGTGATCCGACGATGTGCATCAGTTTCCGATACCGGAGTGGTTGGCGTCTGTAACTGGGGAGTCTACGAAAACGGAGTGTACTGGGAGGAGTGCTACTGCTCCAGCGACAGTTGCAATGGCTCCAGCTTAGTTCAAATGCACGGATCCCTGCAGCTTCTGTTGGGTTTACTGTTGACTAGCGTTGCTTCCAGAATATTTAGAAGTTAA